Proteins encoded by one window of Tunturibacter psychrotolerans:
- a CDS encoding outer membrane protein, with amino-acid sequence MFGFRSSVKKVAGLLLAGLMASGAVAVQAQVTHRTRRESSANRKARIARTTAETYDHRYEVAGGGGYMRFKSGSLLQRNNEVTFWMTGTYFLNPKLGIIGEVRGAYGNAKIANNLGSPVTLPFNPQISQYPFLGGVAYRVYAKEKIAVTVTGEGGAALGKFDGDAKGFQSKDIGVWQDATKPAFALGANFDYNFYPNIAFRVSPTYLATFFRLDPLDLTHGPQSTIQNNFGVNVGVVYRFGKIK; translated from the coding sequence ATGTTCGGTTTCAGGTCGAGTGTAAAGAAGGTTGCAGGATTGTTGCTGGCGGGGTTGATGGCCAGCGGAGCGGTTGCTGTACAGGCACAGGTAACGCATAGGACGCGACGGGAGTCGAGCGCCAATCGCAAGGCCCGCATCGCGAGGACGACAGCAGAGACTTACGACCATCGATATGAAGTCGCAGGCGGCGGCGGCTACATGCGTTTCAAGTCCGGCTCATTGCTGCAGAGGAATAATGAGGTTACGTTTTGGATGACGGGGACATACTTCCTCAATCCGAAGCTGGGCATTATCGGTGAAGTTCGCGGAGCATATGGGAATGCGAAGATCGCGAATAACCTTGGCTCTCCTGTTACCCTTCCCTTCAATCCGCAGATCTCGCAGTACCCATTCCTGGGCGGAGTGGCGTACCGGGTATACGCGAAGGAGAAAATCGCGGTGACGGTGACCGGCGAGGGCGGAGCTGCGCTGGGCAAGTTTGATGGCGACGCCAAGGGCTTTCAGTCGAAGGATATCGGGGTGTGGCAGGACGCGACCAAGCCTGCGTTCGCCCTGGGCGCCAACTTCGACTACAACTTCTATCCGAATATCGCGTTCCGAGTTTCTCCGACATACCTGGCGACTTTCTTCCGGCTCGATCCGTTGGATCTGACGCATGGGCCGCAGAGCACGATCCAGAACAACTTCGGCGTCAACGTCGGCGTCGTGTATCGGTTCGGAAAGATCAAGTAA
- a CDS encoding c-type cytochrome, translating into MAKKSSSGGGFGKLFLGFLLGIVAVALGLFAYLKFGPLPVAVADAPLPFEKQIVRLPLDARIERESKAAPFGISEDVFESGAHIYRAQCASCHGTPGRDVAFAKTMFPTAPQLWKKHKTSDVVGVSDDEPGETYWKVANGIRLSGMPSYKHVLSDTQMWQVSLLLKNADKDLPGPVTQILDSPTP; encoded by the coding sequence ATGGCGAAAAAAAGCAGTAGCGGCGGTGGTTTTGGCAAGCTCTTTCTCGGTTTTCTGCTAGGAATCGTGGCCGTCGCCCTGGGACTTTTTGCCTATCTCAAGTTCGGCCCGCTGCCGGTCGCCGTCGCCGACGCGCCCCTCCCCTTCGAAAAGCAGATCGTCCGGCTTCCTCTGGACGCACGCATCGAGCGCGAGTCCAAAGCCGCTCCGTTCGGTATCAGCGAAGATGTCTTCGAATCGGGAGCACACATCTATCGCGCTCAATGTGCCAGCTGCCACGGTACGCCCGGCCGCGATGTAGCGTTCGCCAAGACGATGTTTCCCACCGCGCCGCAACTCTGGAAAAAGCACAAAACTAGCGATGTCGTCGGCGTCAGCGATGACGAGCCCGGTGAGACGTACTGGAAGGTAGCCAACGGCATCCGCCTCTCAGGCATGCCATCTTACAAGCACGTACTCTCCGATACGCAGATGTGGCAGGTCAGCCTGCTCCTCAAGAATGCCGACAAAGATCTACCCGGCCCAGTCACCCAGATCCTTGACTCGCCGACTCCGTAA
- a CDS encoding DUF481 domain-containing protein, producing the protein MSPNYETTPGIRRGKWRSLFVLSLITGTLFHLAPQAWAQTAAAKPGPDVVVFTNGDQLTGTLEQATGDSFVFKSDVVGEITVTADKIKELHTAGKFVALKNGEKVTRTSKTPATMTYQDNAVALADHTSSSVVETIPVKDLSALIDGATYTKEVSGNPGIFQDWTGGVSGGVTLVESTNTGETFTAAVNLIRLVPSVTFLSPRTRDTIDVLETYGKLTQPVIPQTTPPTPDSVAKTNIFHADAEHDKYFTPRLYGLVGLSYDHNFSQGLNLQQIYGGGIGYTVIKTPVQEFDVKADIHYERQNFVPPTASNNLIGSSFSELYHRNLPHKILFTESGTFIPAWNDPSIYSAIFEAGLLLPTYKRFSLNLDLQDNYLSNPAFGYKNNSFQFVTGVTYTLK; encoded by the coding sequence ATGAGCCCAAACTACGAAACTACCCCTGGCATCAGGCGCGGTAAGTGGCGCAGTCTGTTTGTCTTGAGCCTGATCACAGGCACCCTGTTTCACCTGGCACCGCAGGCATGGGCCCAGACCGCTGCGGCCAAACCGGGGCCCGATGTCGTCGTGTTTACCAATGGAGATCAGTTGACGGGGACACTGGAGCAAGCGACCGGCGACTCCTTCGTTTTTAAGAGCGACGTGGTTGGCGAGATCACTGTGACTGCGGACAAGATCAAAGAACTGCACACCGCGGGTAAGTTCGTCGCGTTGAAGAACGGCGAAAAGGTGACACGCACCTCCAAGACACCGGCGACGATGACCTATCAGGACAATGCGGTAGCGCTGGCGGACCACACATCCTCAAGCGTTGTCGAGACGATTCCAGTGAAAGATCTTTCCGCTTTGATCGACGGCGCGACTTACACCAAAGAGGTCTCCGGAAATCCAGGAATCTTCCAGGATTGGACAGGGGGAGTGAGCGGCGGAGTGACATTGGTCGAATCGACGAACACGGGAGAGACATTCACTGCGGCAGTCAACCTGATACGGCTCGTTCCTTCAGTCACGTTTTTGTCGCCGCGGACCCGCGACACCATCGACGTGCTCGAGACCTACGGCAAGTTGACGCAACCTGTGATTCCGCAGACGACCCCACCGACGCCGGACTCGGTGGCAAAGACAAACATCTTCCACGCTGATGCAGAGCACGATAAGTACTTCACTCCGCGGCTCTACGGGCTGGTCGGGTTATCGTACGATCACAACTTCTCACAAGGACTAAACCTGCAGCAGATCTACGGCGGTGGTATCGGCTATACGGTGATCAAGACGCCAGTTCAGGAGTTTGATGTTAAGGCGGATATTCACTATGAACGACAGAACTTCGTGCCTCCGACTGCGAGCAACAATCTAATTGGATCGAGTTTCTCAGAGCTATATCACCGGAACCTGCCGCATAAGATACTGTTCACAGAGTCCGGAACGTTCATCCCCGCATGGAACGATCCCAGCATCTATTCCGCTATCTTCGAGGCTGGATTGCTGCTGCCCACGTACAAACGCTTCAGCCTCAATCTGGATCTGCAGGATAACTATCTAAGCAATCCTGCGTTTGGATATAAAAACAACAGCTTCCAGTTCGTGACGGGTGTGACTTACACGCTGAAGTAG
- a CDS encoding GvpL/GvpF family gas vesicle protein translates to MAWYAYCVAERQAFPELCRHRRPMPLTNVSGLFGNQTFLFPASDLAVIVSEHSPEDTARLDQQAAKDHARVVADCFKLSTVLPFRFGTTFQDDDALRRSVRSNQRHFQANVERLRGKAEMHLKVLVDDICPGNSARDMTVGQQYLTSLRESASRQRERQSKARALSIQMHRMFLPLAEEITCKRMDTGKMLLDIAHLIDNKTVERYQNKYTSATLELKDCRMQLSGPWPPYHFVHRTTPQHQHSA, encoded by the coding sequence ATGGCATGGTACGCGTATTGCGTCGCAGAGAGACAAGCATTTCCAGAACTTTGCCGCCACCGCCGCCCGATGCCTCTGACCAACGTGTCGGGGCTCTTCGGTAATCAAACGTTTCTCTTTCCTGCCAGCGACTTGGCGGTCATCGTCTCCGAGCACAGCCCCGAAGACACCGCCCGGCTCGACCAGCAGGCCGCCAAAGACCACGCACGCGTTGTCGCAGATTGCTTTAAGCTTTCCACCGTTCTGCCCTTCCGTTTTGGCACGACTTTTCAAGATGACGACGCCCTGCGCCGCTCCGTTCGCTCCAACCAACGTCACTTCCAGGCCAATGTCGAGCGTCTCCGCGGCAAGGCCGAGATGCACCTCAAGGTCTTGGTCGACGACATCTGCCCTGGCAACTCAGCTCGGGACATGACAGTCGGTCAGCAGTATTTGACCAGCCTGCGCGAGAGCGCCAGTCGTCAACGCGAGCGCCAGTCCAAGGCCCGCGCGCTCTCCATCCAGATGCATCGCATGTTTTTGCCACTGGCCGAAGAGATCACCTGCAAACGCATGGATACCGGCAAGATGCTTCTGGACATCGCCCACCTGATCGACAACAAGACCGTGGAGCGGTATCAAAATAAGTACACCTCCGCCACGCTTGAGCTCAAAGACTGCCGCATGCAGCTCTCCGGCCCCTGGCCCCCGTATCACTTCGTGCATCGCACCACGCCGCAGCATCAGCACAGCGCATAA
- a CDS encoding OmpA family protein, producing the protein MYRNKNFFIALVVFAGLWGSTSTALHAQEPNPTAQTAPAQDSNEIKKQDNGIYIYRVKVVQRDLDAVNYLHRSGSTNIGFKGTALLPLAKGQAKVTSERGGIHIEARFQGLTPANGFGPEYLTYVLWAITPDGRPNNLGEVLPSNNKNNIEVTTALQSFGMIVTAEPYFSVTQPSDVVVLQNVIINDKTTGVLEKVNAHYSLLARGSYAQTEGSTSNLNPITRNEKSPLELYQANNAIRIAQDAGADKYAADIMAEAKQDLRNATDIDQNKKADKRLEITFARQAVQRAEDARLVTLRKQAAERQLNADNAKRDAEAAAQQSQLQAQQSQLEAERARAAQAEADADRARAEAAAAEAQARAAAANKSATDANAVREKLRSQLNSVLATSESARGLIVNMSDVLFDTGRYTLKPNTQISLAKVSGILQAYPGLKVQVEGYTDSVGSDAYNQKLSENRADAVRDFLVTQGVQPDNISATGYGKAKPVADNATAQGRSQNRRVNLVVSGDAIGVEQSSPDATPAPATPQ; encoded by the coding sequence ATGTATCGCAACAAGAACTTCTTTATTGCCCTGGTGGTTTTTGCCGGACTTTGGGGATCAACATCGACAGCGTTGCACGCCCAGGAGCCGAACCCCACCGCCCAGACTGCTCCCGCGCAAGACTCGAATGAGATCAAAAAACAGGATAACGGAATTTACATCTATCGCGTGAAGGTAGTCCAACGCGATCTCGACGCTGTTAACTACCTCCATCGCAGCGGTTCGACCAATATTGGGTTCAAGGGTACGGCGCTTCTTCCTCTCGCCAAAGGCCAGGCAAAAGTCACCAGTGAACGCGGCGGAATCCATATTGAAGCCCGATTTCAAGGTCTCACTCCGGCCAACGGCTTTGGCCCCGAGTATCTAACCTACGTACTATGGGCAATTACTCCGGACGGCCGCCCCAACAATCTGGGTGAAGTTCTTCCCTCAAATAACAAGAACAACATCGAAGTCACGACAGCCCTGCAGTCCTTCGGAATGATCGTCACGGCAGAACCCTACTTCTCCGTAACCCAGCCAAGCGACGTCGTGGTGCTCCAAAACGTGATCATCAACGACAAAACCACAGGCGTACTGGAAAAAGTGAACGCACATTACTCTCTACTGGCGCGTGGCTCCTATGCGCAGACCGAAGGCTCAACCTCGAACCTCAATCCGATCACCCGGAATGAAAAGTCTCCTCTTGAGCTCTATCAGGCCAATAACGCCATTCGCATCGCACAGGACGCCGGGGCAGATAAATACGCCGCCGATATCATGGCAGAGGCGAAGCAGGATCTTCGCAACGCCACCGACATTGACCAGAACAAAAAAGCCGATAAAAGGCTGGAGATTACTTTTGCACGCCAAGCCGTGCAGCGTGCTGAAGACGCCCGTCTAGTCACTCTGCGCAAGCAGGCCGCCGAGCGGCAGTTGAATGCCGATAACGCCAAGCGTGATGCTGAGGCCGCAGCCCAACAGTCGCAGCTACAGGCTCAACAGTCTCAACTCGAAGCTGAACGTGCCCGTGCCGCCCAAGCCGAGGCTGATGCAGACCGTGCCCGTGCCGAAGCAGCTGCTGCCGAAGCGCAGGCTCGCGCTGCCGCCGCTAACAAGAGCGCAACAGACGCAAACGCCGTTCGCGAGAAGCTGCGTTCTCAACTCAATAGCGTCCTTGCCACCAGCGAATCGGCGCGCGGCCTCATCGTCAACATGTCCGACGTCCTCTTCGATACAGGCCGTTACACCCTCAAGCCCAACACGCAGATCAGTCTGGCCAAGGTGTCCGGCATTCTGCAAGCCTATCCCGGTCTAAAGGTCCAGGTCGAGGGCTACACCGACAGCGTGGGAAGCGACGCGTACAACCAGAAGCTCTCTGAAAATCGCGCCGACGCCGTGCGCGACTTTCTGGTCACACAGGGAGTACAGCCGGACAACATCTCCGCCACTGGTTACGGCAAGGCCAAGCCTGTAGCGGACAATGCGACTGCACAGGGCCGATCCCAAAACCGTCGCGTCAACCTTGTCGTCTCGGGAGACGCCATCGGAGTAGAACAAAGCAGCCCTGATGCCACGCCAGCTCCGGCAACTCCTCAGTAA
- a CDS encoding zinc-dependent alcohol dehydrogenase family protein, with amino-acid sequence MRAYPVQQFGIEHLRPIDLPKPQAEPGKVLIKVHAVSLNYRDLMVVKGLYNPKMALPRIPCSDGAGEVVAIGEGVTRVKVGDRVCGIFMQRWLDGPPTAEKSKDALGGDVDGMLAEYVLLHEQGVVSFPEHLSYEEASTLPCAGVTAWNALHHAGDPANPTQSGETVVIQGTGGVSIFALQFGKLLGARVLGTSSSEEKLSRARSLGLDEGCNYKQRPDWSKWVSETTANKGADRIIEVGGAGTFGQSLRAVRVGGTIAQIGILSGGSTTDPIALTPILHKQLRVQGIYVGSRTMFEQMNAAIAKSRLHPVVDKVFDFNQSAEAFAHMESASHFGKIVIRITTQQ; translated from the coding sequence ATGCGCGCATACCCCGTCCAGCAATTCGGCATCGAACACCTTCGTCCAATCGATCTACCTAAACCACAAGCAGAGCCGGGCAAAGTCCTGATCAAAGTTCACGCCGTCTCTCTCAACTATCGCGACCTGATGGTAGTCAAGGGCCTCTACAACCCCAAGATGGCCCTCCCACGCATTCCCTGCTCCGATGGAGCCGGAGAGGTTGTCGCCATCGGCGAAGGCGTCACTCGAGTCAAAGTCGGCGATCGAGTCTGCGGCATCTTCATGCAGCGCTGGCTCGACGGGCCGCCGACCGCCGAAAAATCAAAAGACGCACTTGGCGGTGACGTCGACGGGATGCTCGCCGAATACGTTCTCCTGCACGAACAGGGAGTCGTTAGCTTCCCTGAACACTTGTCCTATGAAGAAGCCTCGACTCTGCCCTGCGCCGGCGTCACCGCGTGGAACGCACTTCATCACGCCGGAGACCCCGCCAATCCCACTCAATCTGGCGAGACGGTCGTCATTCAGGGCACTGGCGGAGTCTCTATCTTTGCGCTGCAATTCGGGAAGCTTCTCGGAGCCCGCGTCCTCGGCACCTCCTCCAGCGAAGAAAAATTATCCCGCGCCCGCTCTCTCGGTCTCGACGAAGGATGCAACTACAAACAGCGCCCCGACTGGTCCAAGTGGGTCTCCGAGACTACTGCAAATAAAGGGGCAGACCGCATCATCGAAGTCGGCGGCGCCGGCACCTTCGGACAGTCCCTACGAGCAGTCCGCGTCGGTGGAACCATCGCGCAGATAGGCATCCTCTCGGGCGGTTCCACCACAGACCCAATCGCTCTTACCCCCATCCTGCACAAGCAACTGCGCGTGCAGGGCATCTACGTCGGCTCCCGCACGATGTTCGAACAAATGAATGCAGCCATCGCAAAGTCACGTCTGCATCCGGTGGTCGACAAAGTCTTCGATTTCAACCAATCCGCCGAGGCCTTCGCACACATGGAATCCGCTTCTCACTTCGGCAAAATCGTCATCCGCATCACGACGCAACAGTAG
- a CDS encoding ABC transporter ATP-binding protein has product MIVEIQGLQKIYEGKQRVVAVDGIDLSVREGELFGLLGPNGAGKTTTISICTTRALPTAGRVRIAGIDVVQTPAVARRFIGVVPQYNTLDRACTIFENINFHCLYFGFSRAEADDRTNQLLAQFHLTERAGAYPAQLSGGLAQRVQIARAIAHHPKVLFLDEPSAGLDPQSRIAMWDAVRNLRAEGITVVLTTHYMEEADELCDRVAIIDHGKILVQDTPTALKGSVGAQKVYELYLRSHDNIPTLVQQLQQLAGVASAEPTAKGVRVLAHGAEGLLSDVVREANPYGLRDLTITETSLETVFIRLTGRDLRE; this is encoded by the coding sequence GTGATAGTCGAGATCCAAGGCCTCCAGAAAATCTACGAAGGCAAGCAGCGAGTCGTCGCCGTCGACGGCATCGATCTCAGCGTCCGCGAGGGCGAACTCTTCGGCCTTCTCGGCCCCAACGGCGCCGGAAAAACCACCACCATCAGCATCTGCACCACTCGCGCTCTGCCCACCGCGGGCCGTGTCCGCATCGCAGGAATCGACGTCGTCCAAACCCCCGCAGTCGCCCGTCGCTTCATCGGTGTCGTGCCGCAGTACAACACCCTCGACCGAGCCTGCACGATCTTTGAAAACATCAACTTTCACTGCCTCTACTTTGGCTTCTCCCGCGCCGAGGCTGACGACCGCACCAACCAACTCCTCGCTCAGTTCCATCTCACCGAACGCGCTGGCGCCTACCCGGCTCAGCTCTCCGGCGGTCTCGCTCAACGCGTCCAGATCGCTCGCGCCATCGCTCACCACCCCAAAGTTCTCTTCTTAGACGAGCCCAGCGCCGGCCTCGATCCGCAAAGCCGCATCGCCATGTGGGACGCCGTTCGTAATCTACGCGCAGAGGGAATCACCGTCGTCCTCACCACCCACTACATGGAGGAAGCCGACGAACTCTGCGACCGCGTCGCCATCATCGATCACGGCAAGATCCTCGTCCAGGACACCCCCACCGCCCTCAAAGGTTCCGTCGGAGCGCAAAAAGTCTACGAGCTCTACCTCCGCAGCCACGACAACATCCCGACCCTCGTTCAACAGCTTCAGCAACTCGCCGGAGTAGCCAGCGCAGAGCCTACCGCCAAAGGCGTCCGCGTTCTCGCACACGGCGCCGAAGGCCTTCTCTCTGACGTCGTCCGCGAAGCGAATCCCTACGGCCTCCGCGATCTCACCATCACCGAAACCAGCCTCGAGACCGTCTTCATCCGTCTCACTGGCCGTGACCTTCGCGAATAG
- a CDS encoding ABC transporter permease produces MTQLAEAENTSTPLNRQTIRAAQSSKLTQYGRAFVGLFRRDLHVLRRELFPFIIRVCMNPLLFLFVFTYVIPHMNAGAAMNPTASMAGNAFSTVLLPGLMAVAIMFSGIAAVALPLAQEFGITREIDDRVMCPLPVPFVAIEKICFSAVQSVIAACIVYPLAYYVPATHPTTHVSSWPFLILIVALASLTAGALGLTIGTSVKPQQIGLIFGVVVIPITFLGCVYYPWAALTHIRWLQVGVLINPIVYMSEGLRASLTPTLPHMNPYIIVGMLLVSLCFLTTLGIRGFLRRVIG; encoded by the coding sequence ATGACTCAACTGGCCGAAGCCGAAAATACCAGCACACCACTGAACCGCCAGACCATTCGGGCTGCTCAGAGCTCGAAGCTGACGCAGTATGGACGCGCCTTCGTTGGCCTGTTCCGCCGAGACCTCCACGTTCTTCGCCGCGAGCTCTTCCCCTTCATCATTCGCGTCTGCATGAACCCTCTGCTCTTTCTCTTTGTCTTCACCTACGTCATCCCGCACATGAACGCCGGCGCCGCGATGAACCCCACCGCGTCCATGGCCGGCAACGCATTTTCGACCGTTCTTCTTCCCGGCCTAATGGCCGTCGCCATCATGTTCTCCGGCATCGCTGCCGTCGCTCTTCCTCTCGCGCAGGAGTTCGGTATCACGCGCGAGATCGACGACCGCGTGATGTGCCCATTACCCGTCCCATTCGTTGCAATCGAAAAAATCTGTTTTTCCGCCGTGCAAAGCGTTATCGCCGCCTGCATCGTGTACCCGCTGGCTTACTATGTGCCGGCCACACATCCAACAACTCACGTCAGCAGCTGGCCGTTTCTCATCCTCATCGTCGCCCTCGCCAGCCTAACCGCAGGCGCGCTCGGCCTCACTATCGGCACCAGCGTCAAACCGCAGCAAATCGGCCTTATCTTCGGTGTAGTCGTCATCCCGATCACGTTCCTCGGATGTGTCTACTATCCCTGGGCCGCGCTGACCCACATTCGCTGGCTCCAGGTCGGTGTTCTTATCAACCCTATCGTCTACATGAGTGAAGGCCTCCGCGCATCGCTCACCCCAACTCTGCCGCACATGAACCCTTACATCATCGTCGGCATGCTCCTGGTTTCGCTATGCTTCCTCACGACACTAGGGATCAGAGGATTTCTCCGCCGTGTCATCGGCTAA
- a CDS encoding YpdA family putative bacillithiol disulfide reductase → MSDGADSKVVDLLVIGAGPTGMACAIEAQRAGFSAMMVDKGCLCNSLFHYPAHMTFFTTPELLEIGDMPFSSPNQKPNRSEALEYYRKVAEFYSLDVRQYENVVRVDGRDGNFTVHTVDQFGRPIHHRARKLVVATGYYDLPNYLGIPGEDLGKVKHYYHEPHPYYGLDVLVIGGKNSAAIAALDLWRHGAKVTLVHRGKEISKSVKYWILPDINNRIKNGEVDAHFDSAVTNITEDDVTIATRRGKLTIPNQFVFALTGYHPDFEFIERLGVKLDKTNDRCPVCNPATLESNVPGIYAAGVIVAGERTSEIFIENGRFHGKLIAADLRRKLEAVA, encoded by the coding sequence ATGAGCGACGGCGCTGATTCGAAGGTTGTAGATTTGCTGGTAATTGGCGCGGGGCCGACCGGTATGGCTTGCGCGATTGAGGCGCAACGAGCCGGGTTTTCAGCGATGATGGTCGATAAAGGCTGCCTGTGTAATTCGCTGTTTCATTACCCGGCACATATGACCTTCTTTACGACGCCAGAGCTGCTGGAGATCGGGGATATGCCCTTCTCCAGCCCGAACCAGAAACCCAATCGCAGTGAAGCTCTTGAGTACTACCGCAAGGTCGCCGAGTTCTACAGTCTGGACGTTCGGCAGTATGAGAATGTTGTGCGAGTGGATGGTCGGGACGGGAATTTTACGGTTCATACGGTGGATCAGTTTGGACGGCCGATACACCATCGTGCGCGGAAGCTGGTAGTCGCGACCGGATACTATGATCTTCCGAATTACCTTGGGATTCCGGGTGAGGATCTTGGCAAGGTGAAGCACTATTACCATGAGCCGCACCCCTACTATGGGCTGGATGTGCTGGTGATTGGGGGCAAGAACTCTGCAGCGATTGCCGCGCTCGATTTGTGGCGGCATGGCGCGAAGGTGACCCTGGTGCATCGGGGTAAGGAGATCTCAAAGAGCGTAAAGTACTGGATTTTGCCGGATATCAATAACCGGATTAAAAATGGCGAGGTGGATGCCCATTTCGATAGCGCCGTGACCAATATCACAGAAGACGATGTGACTATCGCTACGCGGCGAGGAAAGCTAACGATCCCAAATCAGTTTGTGTTTGCGTTGACGGGATATCATCCTGACTTCGAGTTCATCGAGCGGCTTGGAGTGAAGTTGGACAAGACGAATGACCGCTGCCCCGTGTGCAATCCGGCGACTCTGGAGAGCAATGTTCCCGGCATCTATGCGGCTGGAGTGATTGTGGCCGGAGAACGGACGAGCGAAATCTTTATTGAAAATGGACGCTTCCACGGTAAGTTGATCGCGGCAGATCTGCGGCGCAAGCTGGAAGCAGTAGCTTAG
- a CDS encoding response regulator, whose translation MKESIKKSDDAVVAATPIRIVVADDHPVVRFGVKNMLENEVGFEVVGEAEDGDVAITQTLELEPDILLLDLQMPRLPGLEALRAIMSKSPRVKIIMLTSTISTQQIIEALQIGARGIVLKDAVAGDLSRSLRAVLSGDYWIGGERVANLVAALNELMKKAAAVPERKTYGLTPRELEVVTCIVEGCSNKDVAKQFTISEETVKRHLSNIFDKTGVSTRLELALFAIAHKLVVLDN comes from the coding sequence ATGAAGGAATCGATAAAGAAATCTGACGATGCAGTTGTCGCAGCGACACCGATCCGTATCGTTGTTGCCGATGATCATCCAGTAGTGCGCTTCGGCGTGAAGAACATGCTGGAGAACGAAGTAGGCTTCGAGGTAGTAGGCGAGGCAGAAGATGGCGACGTGGCCATTACGCAAACGCTCGAGCTGGAGCCGGATATTCTGCTGCTCGATCTGCAGATGCCGCGGCTACCTGGGCTTGAAGCGCTGCGCGCGATTATGAGCAAGTCGCCGCGCGTGAAGATCATCATGCTGACGAGTACGATCTCGACGCAACAGATCATCGAAGCGCTGCAGATTGGAGCTCGCGGGATTGTGCTGAAAGATGCTGTTGCGGGCGATCTTTCTCGCTCGTTGCGCGCGGTGCTTTCTGGCGACTACTGGATCGGCGGAGAGCGCGTTGCGAATCTTGTGGCAGCGCTGAACGAGTTGATGAAAAAAGCCGCGGCTGTCCCGGAGCGCAAGACATATGGCTTGACGCCACGGGAGCTGGAGGTTGTGACCTGCATTGTGGAAGGCTGCAGCAACAAGGATGTGGCGAAGCAGTTCACGATCAGTGAGGAGACGGTGAAGCGGCATCTTTCAAATATCTTCGACAAGACAGGTGTTTCTACGCGTTTGGAGCTGGCGCTTTTTGCGATTGCCCACAAGCTCGTGGTTCTGGATAACTAG